A genomic window from Synechococcus sp. WH 8016 includes:
- a CDS encoding multidrug efflux SMR transporter — translation MGLGYLILLLAIICENIGTTALKGSHGLTRPLFAAAALAGYGLNFFLMGQALNRIPLAIAYGIWSGLGMAIVTILGVVIYKESFNWKMAIGLGLVIAGLISMNVA, via the coding sequence ATGGGGCTTGGATATCTAATTCTTCTCTTGGCCATTATTTGCGAAAACATTGGAACAACTGCTCTCAAGGGCTCTCATGGCCTAACACGCCCACTGTTTGCAGCAGCTGCATTAGCAGGATACGGCTTGAATTTTTTCTTGATGGGGCAGGCACTCAACCGCATCCCCCTCGCCATTGCCTATGGCATTTGGTCCGGCCTCGGCATGGCGATCGTAACGATCCTGGGGGTTGTCATTTACAAAGAATCGTTTAATTGGAAAATGGCGATCGGGCTAGGTCTGGTCATTGCTGGCTTAATCAGCATGAACGTTGCTTAG
- a CDS encoding multidrug efflux SMR transporter, whose protein sequence is MTSEQVGTSAMKASGGFSSLGLTVIAATGYIFSLIFFGRSMRILPMGFAYALWVGLGMITSSIVGILIFKELLSLSVILGLLMIASGIVVLNAAQGETL, encoded by the coding sequence ATCACATCTGAGCAAGTTGGAACATCAGCGATGAAAGCCTCAGGGGGATTTTCCTCGCTTGGGCTTACGGTCATAGCGGCAACAGGTTATATCTTTTCACTGATCTTTTTTGGAAGGAGTATGCGTATCTTGCCAATGGGATTTGCCTATGCACTTTGGGTTGGCCTTGGCATGATCACCTCATCAATTGTAGGTATTCTGATCTTCAAAGAATTACTTAGCTTATCCGTAATCCTAGGCCTATTGATGATCGCATCCGGCATTGTTGTCCTGAACGCTGCACAAGGAGAGACACTCTAA